From Lagenorhynchus albirostris chromosome 15, mLagAlb1.1, whole genome shotgun sequence, one genomic window encodes:
- the TNFRSF17 gene encoding tumor necrosis factor receptor superfamily member 17 isoform X2 has protein sequence MVPRVSPHKNQVIDVKFFFSLDILAAVITFAGEFSTRFYLSSHAVLSVVSLFLFAIRFQMAQQCFQNEYFDRLLHACKPCHLRCPNTPPLICQRYCNTMKGTNAILWTCLGLSLIVSLTVFVLMFLLRKMSSEPLKDEFKNTGPALQKDANADLYESDDGGTGAETLLSRGLGYTVEECTCEDCVRSKPKVDSDHFFPLPAMEEGATILVTTKTNDYCNSLLAASSVTGMEKSVFPAN, from the exons ATGGTACCAAGAGTCAGCCCCCATAAGAACCAAGTCATTGATgtgaagttctttttttccctcgaCATTCTAGCAGCTGTCATTACATTTGCTGGGGAATTCTCGACGAGATTTTACTTGTCCTCCCATGCTGTTCTTTCTGtggtttccttgtttctttttgcGATCCGGTTCCAGATGGCTCAACAGTGCTTCCAAAATGAATATTTTGACAGATTGCTGCATGCTTGCAAACCGTGTCACCTTCGATGCCCTAATACCCCTCCTCTAATATGTCAGCGTTATTGTAATACAA TGAAAGGAACAAATGCAATTCTCTGGACCTGTTTGGGCCTCAGCTTGATCGTTTCTTTGACAGTTTTCGTGTTGATGTTCTTGCTCAGGAAGATGAGCTCCGAGCCATTAAAGGACGAATTTAAAAACACAG GACCGGCTCTCCAGAAGGATGCGAACGCAGACCTGTATGAGAGCGACGATGGCGGGACTGGTGCGGAAACTCTTCTTTCGAGAGGCCTTGGGTACACAGTGGAAGAATGTACGTGTGAAGACTGTGTCAGGAGCAAACCAAAGGTCGACTCTGACCATTTCTTTCCACTCCCAGCCATGGAGGAAGGTGCAACCATTCTTGTCACCACAAAAACAAACGACTACTGCAACAGCCTGCTAGCTGCCTCGAGTGTCACGGGGATGGAGAAATCAGTTTTCCCAGCTAATTAA
- the TNFRSF17 gene encoding tumor necrosis factor receptor superfamily member 17 isoform X3: MAQQCFQNEYFDRLLHACKPCHLRCPNTPPLICQRYCNTMKGTNAILWTCLGLSLIVSLTVFVLMFLLRKMSSEPLKDEFKNTGPALQKDANADLYESDDGGTGAETLLSRGLGYTVEECTCEDCVRSKPKVDSDHFFPLPAMEEGATILVTTKTNDYCNSLLAASSVTGMEKSVFPAN, from the exons ATGGCTCAACAGTGCTTCCAAAATGAATATTTTGACAGATTGCTGCATGCTTGCAAACCGTGTCACCTTCGATGCCCTAATACCCCTCCTCTAATATGTCAGCGTTATTGTAATACAA TGAAAGGAACAAATGCAATTCTCTGGACCTGTTTGGGCCTCAGCTTGATCGTTTCTTTGACAGTTTTCGTGTTGATGTTCTTGCTCAGGAAGATGAGCTCCGAGCCATTAAAGGACGAATTTAAAAACACAG GACCGGCTCTCCAGAAGGATGCGAACGCAGACCTGTATGAGAGCGACGATGGCGGGACTGGTGCGGAAACTCTTCTTTCGAGAGGCCTTGGGTACACAGTGGAAGAATGTACGTGTGAAGACTGTGTCAGGAGCAAACCAAAGGTCGACTCTGACCATTTCTTTCCACTCCCAGCCATGGAGGAAGGTGCAACCATTCTTGTCACCACAAAAACAAACGACTACTGCAACAGCCTGCTAGCTGCCTCGAGTGTCACGGGGATGGAGAAATCAGTTTTCCCAGCTAATTAA